The Mastacembelus armatus chromosome 24, fMasArm1.2, whole genome shotgun sequence sequence taccaacagtaaaatatggtggtggtagtgtgatggtctggggctgttttgctgcttcacaacctgaagacttgctgtgataattcgaaccatgaattctgctgtctaccaaaaaatcctgaaggagaatgtccggccatctgttcgtgacctcaagctgaatcgaacttgggttctgcagcaggacaatgatccaaaacacatcagcaagtccacctctgaatggctgaagaaaaacaaaatgaagactttggagtggcctagtcaaagtcctgacctgaatctgattgagatgcggcatgaccttaaaaaggtggttcatgctcgaaaaccctccaatgtggctgaattacaacaattctgcaaagatgagtgggccaaaattcctccacagcgctgtaacagactcattgcaagttatcgcaaacgcttgattgcagttgttgctgctaagggtggcccaaccagttattaggtttagggggcaaacactttttcacacagggccatgtagttttggattttgttttcccttaataatgaaaaccttcatttaaaaactgcatgatgtgtttacttgtgttatctttgactaatatttaaatgtgcaaatgcaaaaaaataagaagtcAGGAAGgtggccaacactttttcacaccactgtatatgtagTGACCATTTAGTTCAAGATACAAAGCAAGATGTGGACTTTACTTTATTGGTTGTACTTTTATGTGTAGGAGAAAATCTGCATACCAGTCTTTAATAGTGGAAAATTGACCATCACAATTCAGTAACAACCTGGTGAACTGTCACATTGTTTCAGTTTCAGGAGAGGCAAAGCCATGCTGTGGATTCTGGTTGACTTCACTGGATGAAATTTAATCCTGATAACATAGAAATCATGTCCTCATTTTAGTAATCCAGTCTTGTTTTTAGTCATTGCAGAGTTTCAACACACATTTCATTGTCATCAGCAGAAATACATCGAAAAATGAGGTAACATGCAAAAACAGCAAGATTTTCTCTGCATCTCAGGGAAAAAACATCATCTTTACAATTTCCTGCATGTTTTGAGATTGTTGACTTGTGTTATTCATTTATATCATTATCTTACTGTACCATCCAATAGTCTGATTTCAATAAGCACAGCCTTGGGCTCAGCTGCTTTAgagaaaaatctaattttgtatttgattcatatttaaataaatattgagcTCTATACAATATATAATCAGATGGCTTAAAAACCATTGAGATATTGTTTTATTGTGGctctgcaatggactggtgacctctccagggtgtacctgTGTCTTTCTCCAGAAGAGAGCTaggatagactccagcagatccttgtgactctgaataggaataagcaggtatagataatggatggatggatgttttattgCATGTCCTATTACATTAATTTTGCTGTATTGAGTTATGAATGCAGCAAATAGACTTTGCAGACCACACGCTGTCAAATGAATACAAGCTTATTTTTAGCTGGACTTTTCTTACCCAGAAAGACAGAGTCCTCACATAAACTTGGTATGagactgaaggaaagaaaaactaaatcaaacaTCTCAGTTCAAACTCTtcctgtaaaaataaattcactGAGGGCATTATTCAACAGTGTGCAATTGTAAAAGAGGTGAGTGAAACTTTCGGGTGTAGAGTAATATTATGAAATGGTAAAATATAAACCTTTACTACGGAAACGCTTGGGAATAAAACGTAAAAATGTTAAGAGAATGACATTTAGCGATGGGTTATTCAGAGGAGAGCAGCCAGGGAAGGTTGTGAAATGCTCATAATGACATTTACTGTAACCTTTTCCTGTGACTTTTTAAGAAGGGTTAAAACCATAGAGACGGAAAGATGGGGCTATGTTAGGTCCTTCACATTAATCAAACTGCGATTGTGCCGGGTCACAGCCTGAGGGCAATTTCTCTTCGCGCTCGTTAAGAAGCGAAGAGGAGGaccacacacataaaacactcAGGGCTGCAGAGTGGCCTGATGGGCACAATATTTATCCTTTAACCAGTCAAGCCATGGTCAAGGCTGCCGATAGAGCTGCTGGCATGTCTTTGAGCCAACACACCGAatacctgttttatttttgttttttctgacctCTACAGTGGAAGCAAAGCAACCCATTATCATTAATAAGTTGAATTTAAATTGCACGTTCTTGTTAGGAATGTTTTCATGAAGACTCAGATtgcacaaatattttattatcacTAATTTGCTCATTATTatgtacaaatgtgtttttggaaACTATAACTATGCACATTAATTACGGAAAGAAGGAGCTAAATGGAGCTGATTTAAAGACGTTGGTGCAGTTTTGTCAAACACTGATTATGaaagattaaagaaaatgtgttaagACACTCATAAAATTGTGAATGAGACCCATTGCTGTTGAAAGAATGAGAAATGACGGtctgatgacatttttttttcatgtcattctCACCAAAATTTGATCTTGCCTTACAAATGTCATCCTTAGAATATTTCAATCCCATAATcccattttaatatttaatgctGTAAAGGTAATGTTTGTaaagcagtaaaactgaatgaatgagAGCTACTCCTGCATCATTTGAAGCAGCCGCTGACAACATGCTGCTGACATTTAGCAGTCACTGTCTCCTGACAGAAGTGAGGAGGCGCTGAGGACACAGCGGTGCAGCTGTGGCACAGCACATACCCTGAGGCAGTTCAGTCCCTAAACTCACTGAAGCGCAGTCAAATCTTGGAACACCTGCCCTTAGAATAGAAAATTTATGGGCTATAGGAAATTGTACTGTTGAGTTTCTCACctgaaaggattttttttttttttttttttttttaaccactgacCTTTAAAAATGTATCAGAACACATTGCTTTACAAAAAACGTAACACTCAATATGCCAACAATGGTTGAATTTATAAAGCTGTGGTTTAAATAGCAGTTGctacaaacaaaaaagattaTTGAGTACAAAGCTACCTGACCAAGGTGGAAAGTTGACAAagcatatttactgtatttaataCTTAACTTGTGAACATCCATTTTAAGCTACTTTCTATTTATACTCCTCTGTGTTTCATAGAAAccacatttatttaacagctgTAGTTATTAGGTActtttatatacaaaaaaatataatcatCTTGTTATCTTCAGATTAAACTGCTGAAGGTAAGACTAAGAAACACCACCTCAACCagtaaaagcattaaaataCTGCTTACTGTTTGCATCcatgatattaataataattaacataataataataatgcaagGACAGTGACAGGAAGTATTTTGCATAAGCACAGTTTGTTACTAATACTTCTGTACTCAAGCAAACTCTTACTTGTATGAAATGTGATATTGAAGCAGTGGATCTGAATACCTCTTCAATCACTGCCCACCATATGCATAAGCACATAATTTGGAAGTGTATGAAATGAATCATTCATGCTGTAAGTACAAAGAAGGACAGATATAGTGCAGAGCACAACAAAGCTCTTTGATACCAAACAATTCAGATTACTTTCCAAACCGGGATGCTATGTTTGAAGTGAACAAACAGGTCCTGACGGAGCACAGCACTAAATCTACGCTGTCAGTGACAAAGAATCCTGTTTGAACACAGGTGTTTATGTGCAAGTCAGTTAGTTCACCTATTGTATCTAACGCTGGGTGGGGCAAAATTGGTGTTATCAtactggtttttttttttcagtaggaTATTTTGAGTATTGTTTAGTGATGCCAGCATGTGAAATAGCTGGTATATTTTTAGTGTGGGAATGTTACAGTCATCAGTGAAATGTCACTACATGTTCTAGTTCAAGAGCAGGGATTCACCCTTTCATTTGGAGTTGAGTGTAAAAGAACTTGAGGCCCCACAGACCATATTACCAATTTAGGCCTTGTCATTTTAGCCATGTTGTTTCAGTTTCTGATGGTCTTATACTTAACGTTTTTGATTCAGTGTACTGGTGTAAAAGAAATTTGTTTGAGCGAATCCACTGATGTAATAGTGATGGCATTGGAGACAGTGACGCTGCATGCAGGTTTAAAAGGCCCAGACTCCAGGTTGGGAATCACTGTTGTAAAGAGTTTCTGTACAAGCACCCACAGTATAGAGCACAACTGAGCCACCCACGTTACTTGAGCACCACAGccctgctggttttccagccctacccactgctgattacctggatcaggtgtgctcagtcaatcagaagctgggaggtaccaattcactttgtcttcccccacttcaCCCTCATCTGTGATGGTATCttacagcttctgattggctgaacacacttgaTCCAGATACGCAGCAGTGGGTGGAGCAGGGagagttagaaaacaagcaggacagttgCCCTTGAGAAACATGGGTTGCCCACAACTTATTTAAGTATAGGTACGCAAACATATTACAGGTCTCCGACAAAGACGGTGCCTTGAGTGCACTGATGAGGATGTCTAGTCAGCCATGTGATGCAACTTACAAAACATTACAGCATCTAAacaattttaaatgtcagtgtggttAGAAATACCATGTACTAAATGTACACATTTTGCAACAGATGTTTAGAGGAAAACAGTTTTACCAATGGTTTAGCAGCATGTAGCCCATTTACCACTGCCTCATTTACATCACCAGCTGTGTAGTCATTGTTGATGAGTAAAGCACTCATCCTAAAGAATAGTGGAAGATGAAAACAAGACATTCACGTCCACTGGGAGTCCAAACCAGTGTCTAGATTAGAGGGAGATCCTCTTAAAGGCATCATACAGGCTGGATATTCTGTCTTGTTCACTCCTCCCCACAACATCTCCTCTGAGACCATTGATTTAGCTGGCAGCAGGCTAGCTGAGATCCGCTTTGTCCAGATGtgagtacacaaacacactcacaaaacacacatataacatacagacacacaaagtacaAACCCCAGTGTGAATTGAATACATCCATGACACTGCTCAAAGGAACAATAGTTGGTCCCTAGTGAGTCAGCGTGGGTatgtgtgccagtgtgtgtgtatgtgtgtgtgtgtgtgagagagagagagagacagatttgGCTGTCATGTGTTTGTCTAACATGAGTAGCTATTAAGGCTAACAACTGGCTTCGGGCTGTGGAAGGTTTGCACAGTCACACGTACGCAGACACAAGACCTCAGTGGATATACAGTACAACAGTGGCTGGAGTTTCCCTAGTAACAGCGTTCACTTTCACACTTGCTGATGGATACAAAGATTCAGACCTTTATCAACATGAATATACATGTATGGTGATATATATACTTATTGATTTGTCTGCGCACATACAAACAACCTGAACCTCTCAGCTTTGTAGTTATGTCTCACACTTTCAtccttttatacacacatacatagcaGCAAGCTGATAAGCACTCACATACGATGTCATGTCAGACAGCAGAAGCCTCTCCCCAAgctaacagtgtgtgtgtgtgtgtgtgtgtgtgtgtattatctGCCTGAAGCACTCTCACACACTTCTCTCACAAATCTTTCTCTGAGGCCTATTAGCCACAGaccacaaacatacagacaaacaccaGCTGCCCCAGTACCCTGACTTTTAAGACACACAAGGGGATGTCTGacgcaatcacacacacacacacagacatacaaaatCACCCACCTGAGGCAACCTCAATTTAACAGTCTGTTCAGAATGTAGGCTACTGAATAGACAGAGTAGTTTCTGTggctaaaacagaaaacaacagaagaatAGAACAACAGGAAAAGGATATTTATCTAACTCCATCTACAGTACATGTCTGTTAGCAAGAACATATTTGGATTATTGaaatgtgttcatgttctgcctttttcacttttgagttaatatttgaatgttttttccatttttctaaaattttgACATAAACAGAATTTTCTCACGGTTTTGCAAATAATAGAGACTGATTTTTGGCTTTGACAAAACAGTTAGAGGTCAGGACAGTAAAGCTATAGAGAGTAAAAATGGAGAAATATTGGCCAACAGCTGATAAAGACAGTTACAACAAGACATGTGGGCTAATTTCTCAAGGCACACTGACAAGATTCCCAGACTgatttgtctgtattttgtCATGAAACACACCTGAGGAGCAACATGtgcacaatcacacacacacacacacacacagtggacagAAGACCTGTTTCTGATGGAGCTTGTCAGCCCAGAAAACATCACCTACACCAAACAAAATGAGTCCCAGCTTGATAAACACACACGATAAATCCCAGCATGCATGgtctctccctctgtcacacaaacacacacacacagattctttATCTACATCTCCCCTCCAGTTGGATTTCGCCCAATCAACTGCAGCTCTCTTTTTATGGCCACACTGAGATTAAAATCATGAGTACCAAGAGGTGAGGATTCCACCAGACAAGCTGTACAGAGGCAATATAATATTTTGAATAGCCCTCTCCACAACCCTGCTATACACACTGTCCATATAAAGTCAAAAATACATCATAAGTGCAGAAAGCTGGCaacctgataaaaaaaaaacaaaacaaaaaacacttatCACAGCAAAACTTTTTTTCCGTCAATCTACTATTCAGTCCTTCCAAACACAATTAAACAAAGACCAGTGAAGGTAGATGGATGTCTTCACACTAGTGAGGTGTCTGATCCCACCTTCACTGGCACTACAGCCCATCGGAAGCCTGAGAAAATGAAGGCACTGCCAGAGTCTCACATCACAGCAGATGAGTAATAACATCAATCCAGAGATAAAGCCACTGCAGTGATACAACACAGGTGCCGTCATAACACAGTGTGTTTCTCCATGCTAAGCATTGTACGGAAGACATCTTGTTCACAGTGCAGATGTGAAATACAGGCTAAGAAGCCAGCCCAACTTTAGTTATGCTATTGtgcagaataaaacacataatCAGGGGATCAACATGCCTATGTCTGAATATCAGCAGCGTAGAACCTATTCCAGGAAATATACAGCTGCCTAGATACTGTGGCTCTCAAATCCTACATGGAAGCCTTTATGGGTTTGATGCAGATGACCATTTTACTGCCCCCAAATACTGTGGAGATATATGACGCCTATTTGGCTCGAGGCAGGTCAGGAGGCACTAGAACATCAATAATTCATATATTCCTGTGTGTATGGTGTGTGAGCGAGTCTGAGACCGAATGAGCGACCATGTGTTATTGTGGATATGCAACCAAACACCTGCTAGACCAAtcatcattttcagattttgaaCCTCCATTTATTTGAACCAAAAAAAGAGATCAGGGTTAAATCCACTAaacttaaatacaaaaataaggGACTCAAATTGAAATCAATATATGAGTACAATTTACACATACATCCAGTGCTGTGGAGCAGGATGACAGCATTGTGAAAATGACAATACTCTTGATATGGCAAAAGGAGAGCTTCAACAAGCCAAAAACGCTTCATTTAGGCAACTGCGTAGCCATCTGGGACTGTCAGAGGTCTGTGAATTAGTGGCTTGGATCTGTGTTATGGTCAGTCCCGGTCTTAAAgctaacagtaaaaaaaatagaaggGAGACTTTTCGAGAGCCATCCCAGATCCTGTCTTTCCTCTCCCCCaacccccctctctccctctcccggTCTCACCGTCTGGTCTGCCGCAGCAGGCGCCCTATGCAGAGAAAGGGCCAATTCCATTATCCCGAGAAATTAAACGTAAAACCAAACAGAGCCGTGTGCGCAATGTGTGGGTCATAAAGGTGATTTCGTTGTTCGGGGTAATGGGTTTAGTAGAATTCGTGTGTCCCACTCAGCACGAATTCTAATCTGAAGGGGCGTTGTCTGTTTATATGGCCGCTCTCGCTCAGTTTTCAACACTCTGCAATTTGATGCAAATTCCACAGAGCACCTGTGGTCCAGGCGCAGCTCGGCGTCCATCCGTAGCAAACAGACAGTCCAAAACCAACAGGTCCTTGCATGTGAGTGCGTCCGTGtgcttgtgtgcgtgtgtgcgagTACGTTTGTGTGTGCGCAAAAAGTGTGCGTCCGTGCGCGTTGGCGAGGAGGCAGCGATGGAGGAGATAAGGGGTGGAGGGCAGGATATCAAACGGAATCCCTGATTACTCCTTGCCCCCGTTAACCAAAGACAGCTCTTTGAGAATTCCACTGGCGTCCACTCGTCTCCTTTCTCGTATCATGTCCTCCAGGCTGCGAAAGACTAGAGTGTGCACCCCGCTGCCGGACAGATGCACTTTGAGGAAATACTGCTGCTCCGCTGAGTGCGCCTCTCCTCCGGCTTTGAACTCCCGTTTTCCAAAGCGACACCAGGCTGCGAAACTTTCCGAGTTGGTCCAGCATATCTCCTCGCTGCTCAGGCCCAGGTGTCCCACTGCGTTCTGCATCACCAGGTCAGGGGGAAGCGGTCGGTACCGGTACCGATTGTTGACTATCCTCCCGTGGCGACCGTTGCTGATCTCAAGCAGGCTGTCCTTGCGGATCTCGCCCTTGTGCAGATGGATGACCTGGTCGTCCTGCTCGTAGATGGCCCAGTGGGGGGCTTGCGCGGTGGCCACcagctccagcaggtccccCGGTTTGCACATAGTCAGCAAAGTTTTGGCCGAGTACACGTTCAAGTCCTCGTTCTCCCGCAGCTTGGAGAAGATGCATTCCTGGGAGCAGAACGCAGAGTACTCCACCTCGCTGACCGAGAAGGGTCCCTCTTCGGCCGGGCTGTGGTCCTTGGTGAAGCCGCAGTCAGACGGAGTGCGGTCGTCCACCTCCTCCTCGTCGTCAGAGAAGAAGTAGGCGACGCCGACCCGAAGCTCGTCCTTCTCCAGCCCGGACGGATCCCCCGTGGGCAGCTCGCTGTAGTTGAGGTGGGTGATCCGATCCAGTTGATTTCCCATCAATGACCTGGCAAGGCAGAGGCATGGACTGCGGTGTCTGAGGGAGGACGACAGATAGAGAGGGATATAGAGAGAAGGGGTGTCGTCTGCGTAAAAAGAAATACCTTTCACTTAACAAAACACATGATGCTGAAGTACTCTAACACATGTGGTCACCCATATAAAGGGGCAAGAGCTCTGACGTGTTATTAAACCGAAATAGTACACTAACAATCAATGCTTCCTTCACACCCATTAGTCAATCTTTAATCCCTGTGGAATGTAAAATGATcgtttgctgctgctctctctcctgCACAGTGTCGGCTGTTTCtatgcagcaaaaataaagaaaagaacgCAAAATAGCCTGAAGCTGGCACCTGCCGCTGAAGAAGAGTGGGGAGAGAGAAATAAAGTCCAGGCTTGTGTATTTATAAGCCGcgcaaaatgaaaaaaaaagataaacataaGAAAAAGAGAATACCTGTGCGCTCCCCGGGCAAATTGTTAAATATCCATTAGTACAAAGAGCTGCGCGGTCCTCTGCTCTccttctttgtcttcttctttcctcttctcacACTTGGCTCTCACTTTTCGCACCGCGCACCGGGCGCTCCGCCTGTCGTGCGTGCTAGTACTTCACTTCTTTCAGCACCAGCTCCTTTTAAGTACCAAGGAAAGCTCCGCCCCGGCCGGCGCACTCCGCCTTCTGTAGGTTTTACTGGAGCGCAGTCACTGGTCCATTACTGCGGGACCAATAGGGATCATCGAGGAATATGCTATTCAACCAGATGATCCAATCACACGTGGGCAGGTCGGCTGGCGGCGTTAGGCGGCTGTTACCTTGGCATGGTTTTTGTTGTCAGAGAGCTGTGGAATTCTCAACATGATCAGAGGCTGTATAGGCCCAGTCAGGAGTGATAAGAGTCCGCCTATCTCACGACGAGCATATGAGAAAAGCCTGACTTTTTATTGCGCTTTGATG is a genomic window containing:
- the lratd1 gene encoding protein LRATD1 gives rise to the protein MGNQLDRITHLNYSELPTGDPSGLEKDELRVGVAYFFSDDEEEVDDRTPSDCGFTKDHSPAEEGPFSVSEVEYSAFCSQECIFSKLRENEDLNVYSAKTLLTMCKPGDLLELVATAQAPHWAIYEQDDQVIHLHKGEIRKDSLLEISNGRHGRIVNNRYRYRPLPPDLVMQNAVGHLGLSSEEICWTNSESFAAWCRFGKREFKAGGEAHSAEQQYFLKVHLSGSGVHTLVFRSLEDMIRERRRVDASGILKELSLVNGGKE